One genomic region from Phycisphaerae bacterium encodes:
- a CDS encoding Gfo/Idh/MocA family oxidoreductase, translated as MATRFAFVGFRHGHIFDLLKRVQDDPRCELVAACEENPATRAELEPSGKVKITHERCDRMLAEVQCDAIAVGDAYGLRGDRAIQALQAGKHVISDKPICTSLEQLKRIAQLAAKSKLCVGCQLDLRDNGPLRTARRLIQAGEIGEVQTVDFSGQHPLNLGVRPQWYFEPGMHGGTINDLAIHGIDVVSWIAGRTFAEVVAARAWNAKTPQFPHFQDAAQAMLRLDNDGGVLFDVSYLSPDGLYGLPYYWRFLIHGTRGVIETVIGSDKLMLVHHGEKSPTYVNADPGRPGGYLQSFLDEIAGHPEDAELTTPEVIATQAVVLTAQQAADQGKTNVPCTGV; from the coding sequence GTGGCTACGCGATTCGCTTTCGTAGGTTTCCGTCACGGGCACATCTTCGACCTCCTCAAGCGCGTTCAGGACGACCCCCGCTGCGAGCTGGTCGCCGCCTGCGAGGAGAACCCCGCGACCCGGGCCGAGCTCGAGCCGTCGGGCAAGGTCAAGATCACCCACGAGCGCTGCGACCGGATGCTGGCTGAGGTCCAATGCGACGCCATTGCCGTCGGCGATGCCTACGGCCTGCGCGGCGACCGCGCCATCCAAGCCCTCCAGGCCGGCAAGCACGTGATCTCCGACAAGCCCATCTGCACCAGCCTCGAGCAGCTCAAGCGGATCGCCCAACTCGCGGCAAAGTCCAAACTGTGCGTCGGCTGTCAGCTCGATCTGCGCGACAACGGGCCGCTTCGCACCGCCAGACGCCTGATCCAGGCCGGCGAGATCGGCGAGGTCCAGACCGTCGATTTCAGCGGGCAGCATCCGCTGAACCTCGGCGTCCGGCCGCAATGGTACTTCGAGCCCGGCATGCACGGCGGGACCATCAATGACCTGGCCATCCACGGCATCGACGTCGTTTCCTGGATCGCCGGCCGCACGTTCGCCGAGGTCGTCGCCGCACGGGCCTGGAATGCCAAGACCCCGCAGTTTCCCCATTTCCAGGATGCCGCCCAGGCCATGCTCCGCCTCGACAACGACGGCGGCGTGCTCTTCGATGTCTCGTACCTCTCGCCCGACGGCCTCTACGGGCTGCCGTATTACTGGCGGTTCCTCATCCACGGGACCAGGGGCGTGATCGAAACCGTCATCGGGTCGGACAAGCTCATGCTCGTCCATCACGGCGAGAAGTCCCCGACGTACGTGAACGCCGATCCCGGCCGGCCCGGCGGCTACCTCCAGTCATTCCTCGATGAGATCGCCGGACACCCCGAAGATGCCGAACTGACCACGCCGGAGGTCATCGCCACCCAAGCGGTCGTCCTGACCGCCCAGCAGGCCGCCGACCAGGGCAAAACCAACGTTCCCTGCACGGGCGTCTGA